Proteins encoded in a region of the Triticum dicoccoides isolate Atlit2015 ecotype Zavitan chromosome 3A, WEW_v2.0, whole genome shotgun sequence genome:
- the LOC119268254 gene encoding U-box domain-containing protein 52-like isoform X1, which yields MMQGSPLSPDEHRLTSPPSLHQPASTIVVAIDRDRNSQLAMKWVVDHLLSGASHIILLHVAAHPPAANHGFAMAETTQDALEAEMMEIFVPFRGFCSRNGVQESEVILEEADVPKAIIDYITANKIQSIALGASNRNAFTKKWKNPDVPSSLMKGAPDYCNIYVVAKGKPVNVRLAKCGVPADDSDFLLATYSRRSSRSQLPPVLPDFLSSSRRSIDRPELTTRPPFRERPLQASATKQPLLLSGRIDSTTLRSNSHDPSSLDPDFAQAEHFSSMDFGENMDALPLSPRESGSPLSAREVEVEMRRLKLELKQTMDMYNAACKEAINAKQRAKEMHLLKMEEARRLEEARQSEEAALALAEMEKVKCRAAMEAAEAAQRLADLEAQRRRNAEVRARREADEKVRALDAIANHDFRYRKYSIDEIEIATEGFSDSLKIGEGGYGPVYSASLDHTPVAVKVLRPDAQQGRKQFQQEVEVLSCIRHPNMVLLLGACPEYGCLVYEYMENGSLEDRLYRRGGTPTLPWSQRFRISAEIATALLFLHQTKPEPLVHRDLKPANILLDRNYVSKISDVGLARLVPPAVADSVTQYRLTATAGTFCYIDPEYQQTGKLGVKSDIYSLGVLLLQVITARPPMGLTHHVEKAIESGTFAQMLDITVKDWPVEDALGFAKLSLKCTEMRRRDRPDLGTVILPELNRLRNLGIAYDQARATVPAGDSSSHGQERVSSPTADAGLWRTAES from the exons ATGATGCAGGGAAGCCCCCTGAGCCCCGATGAGCACCGGCTGACCTCGCCGCCGAGCCTGCACCAGCCGGCGTCGACCATCGTGGTTGCCATCGACCGGGACCGCAACAGCCAACTGGCCATGAAATGGGTGGTGGACCACCTCCTCTCCGGCGCCTCCCATATCATTCTCCTCCACGTGGCGGCCCACCCTCCTGCAGCCAACC ATGGATTTGCCATGGCTGAGACGACGCAGGACGCGCTGGAGGCTGAAATGATGGAGATCTTTGTCCCCTTCAGAGGATTCTGCTCTAGGAATGGG GTGCAAGAATCGGAGGTGATACTGGAAGAGGCAGACGTCCCCAAGGCCATCATAGACTACATCACCGCCAACAAGATCCAGAGCATCGCGCTGGGCGCGTCCAACAGGAACGCATTCACCAAGAAGTGGAAGAACCCCGACGTGCCCTCCAGCCTCATGAAGGGCGCGCCCGACTACTGCAACATCTACGTGGTCGCCAAGGGCAAGCCCGTCAACGTCAGGCTCGCCAAGTGCGGCGTGCCGGCCGACGACAGCGACTTCCTCCTCGCCACCTACTCCAGGAGGAGCTCCAGGAGCCAGCTGCCGCCGGTCTTGCCCGACTTTTTGTCCTCCAGCAGGCGCTCCATCGACAGGCCCGAGCTCACCACGCGCCCGCCGTTCCGCGAGCGCCCCCTGCAGGCGTCCGCGACCAAGCAGCCCCTCCTTCTGTCGGGAAGGATCGACAGCACCACGCTGCGCTCCAACTCCCACGACCCATCCAGCCTCGACCCCGACTTCGCACAGGCCGAGCATTTCTCCTCCATGGACTTTGGCGAGAACATGGACGCGCTCCCCCTCAGCCCCCGGGAGTCCGGCTCGCCCCTCTCCGCC CGCGAGGTGGAGGTGGAGATGAGGCGGCTCAAGCTGGAGCTGAAGCAGACCATGGACATGTACAACGCAGCATGCAAGGAGGCCATCAACGCCAAGCAGAGGGCCAAGGAGATGCACCTGCTCAAGATGGAGGAGGCGCGGCGCCTGGAGGAGGCCCGTcagtcggaggaggccgcattggcgCTGGCCGAGATGGAGAAGGTCAAGTGCCGGGCCGCCATGGAGGCTGCCGAGGCCGCGCAGCGTCTCGCCGACCTCGAGGCACAGCGTCGCCGCAACGCCGAGGTGCGCGCGCGCCGGGAGGCCGACGAGAAGGTGCGCGCCCTCGACGCCATCGCCAACCACGACTTCCGCTACCGCAAGTACAGCATCGACGAGATCGAGATCGCCACCGAGGGCTTCTCCGACAGTCTCAAGATCGGGGAAGGCGGCTACGGCCCCGTCTACAGCGCCAGCCTCGATCACACTCCGGTCGCCGTCAAGGTGCTCCGCCCGGACGCCCAGCAGGGCCGGAAGCAGTTCCAGCAGGAGGTGGAGGTGCTCAGCTGCATCCGCCACCCCAACATGGTCTTGCTCCTCGGTGCCTGCCCGGAGTACGGCTGCCTCGTCTACGAGTACATGGAGAACGGCAGCCTCGAGGACCGCCTGTACCGCCGCGGCGGCACGCCGACGCTCCCGTGGAGCCAGCGCTTCAGGATCTCGGCTGAGATCGCGACGGCTCTGCTGTTCCTTCACCAGACCAAGCCGGAGCCGCTGGTGCACCGAGACCTCAAGCCGGCCAACATCCTGCTGGACCGCAACTACGTGAGCAAGATCAGCGACGTCGGGCTGGCGCGCCTCGTGCCACCGGCGGTGGCGGACAGCGTCACGCAGTACCGGCTGACTGCCACGGCGGGCACCTTCTGCTACATTGACCCGGAGTACCAGCAAACGGGCAAGCTGGGCGTCAAGTCGGACATCTATTCTCTGGGCGTGCTGCTGCTGCAGGTGATCACCGCGCGGCCGCCCATGGGGCTGACGCATCACGTCGAGAAGGCCATCGAGTCCGGAACCTTCGCACAGATGCTGGACATCACCGTCAAGGACTGGCCCGTCGAGGACGCGCTGGGGTTCGCCAAGCTCTCGCTCAAGTGCACGGAGATGCGGCGGCGGGACCGACCGGACCTCGGCACCGTCATACTGCCGGAGCTCAACCGGCTCAGAAACCTCGGCATCGCCTACGACCAGGCGCGGGCCACCGTCCCTGCTGGCGACAGCAGCTCGCACGGGCAGGAAAGGGTTAGCTCACCGACGGCTGACGCGGGGTTGTGGAGAACGGCGGAAAGCTAG
- the LOC119268254 gene encoding U-box domain-containing protein 34-like isoform X2 has translation MESTGAAISAPFGCRALRWAGQRPLRAADARRRRVGSGPGPEQWRSLKASCVATEKPDEKAAPGLEFADDEDYVKGGGGELLYVQMQATKAMESQSKIASKGSPLSPDEHRLTSPPSLHQPASTIVVAIDRDRNSQLAMKWVVDHLLSGASHIILLHVAAHPPAANHGFAMAETTQDALEAEMMEIFVPFRGFCSRNGVQESEVILEEADVPKAIIDYITANKIQSIALGASNRNAFTKKWKNPDVPSSLMKGAPDYCNIYVVAKGKPVNVRLAKCGVPADDSDFLLATYSRRSSRSQLPPVLPDFLSSSRRSIDRPELTTRPPFRERPLQASATKQPLLLSGRIDSTTLRSNSHDPSSLDPDFAQAEHFSSMDFGENMDALPLSPRESGSPLSAAQREVEVEMRRLKLELKQTMDMYNAACKEAINAKQRAKEMHLLKMEEARRLEEARQSEEAALALAEMEKVKCRAAMEAAEAAQRLADLEAQRRRNAEVRARREADEKVRALDAIANHDFRYRKYSIDEIEIATEGFSDSLKIGEGGYGPVYSASLDHTPVAVKVLRPDAQQGRKQFQQEVEVLSCIRHPNMVLLLGACPEYGCLVYEYMENGSLEDRLYRRGGTPTLPWSQRFRISAEIATALLFLHQTKPEPLVHRDLKPANILLDRNYVSKISDVGLARLVPPAVADSVTQYRLTATAGTFCYIDPEYQQTGKLGVKSDIYSLGVLLLQVITARPPMGLTHHVEKAIESGTFAQMLDITVKDWPVEDALGFAKLSLKCTEMRRRDRPDLGTVILPELNRLRNLGIAYDQARATVPAGDSSSHGQERVSSPTADAGLWRTAES, from the exons ATGGAGTCCACCGGCGCCGCCATCTCGGCGCCGTTCGGCTGCCGCGCGTTGCGCTGGGCCGGGCAGCGGCCTCTCCGGGCGGCCGATGCCAGGAGAAGGCGTGTGGGTTCGGGCCCCGGGCCGGAGCAGTGGAGGAGCTTGAAGGCGAGCTGCGTGGCCACGGAGAAGCCCGACGAGAAGGCGGCGCCGGGGCTGGAGTTCGCCGACGACGAGGACTAcgtcaagggcggcggcggcgagctgctCTACGTGCAAATGCAGGCCACCAAGGCCATGGAAAGCCAGTCCAAGATCGCCTCCAAG GGAAGCCCCCTGAGCCCCGATGAGCACCGGCTGACCTCGCCGCCGAGCCTGCACCAGCCGGCGTCGACCATCGTGGTTGCCATCGACCGGGACCGCAACAGCCAACTGGCCATGAAATGGGTGGTGGACCACCTCCTCTCCGGCGCCTCCCATATCATTCTCCTCCACGTGGCGGCCCACCCTCCTGCAGCCAACC ATGGATTTGCCATGGCTGAGACGACGCAGGACGCGCTGGAGGCTGAAATGATGGAGATCTTTGTCCCCTTCAGAGGATTCTGCTCTAGGAATGGG GTGCAAGAATCGGAGGTGATACTGGAAGAGGCAGACGTCCCCAAGGCCATCATAGACTACATCACCGCCAACAAGATCCAGAGCATCGCGCTGGGCGCGTCCAACAGGAACGCATTCACCAAGAAGTGGAAGAACCCCGACGTGCCCTCCAGCCTCATGAAGGGCGCGCCCGACTACTGCAACATCTACGTGGTCGCCAAGGGCAAGCCCGTCAACGTCAGGCTCGCCAAGTGCGGCGTGCCGGCCGACGACAGCGACTTCCTCCTCGCCACCTACTCCAGGAGGAGCTCCAGGAGCCAGCTGCCGCCGGTCTTGCCCGACTTTTTGTCCTCCAGCAGGCGCTCCATCGACAGGCCCGAGCTCACCACGCGCCCGCCGTTCCGCGAGCGCCCCCTGCAGGCGTCCGCGACCAAGCAGCCCCTCCTTCTGTCGGGAAGGATCGACAGCACCACGCTGCGCTCCAACTCCCACGACCCATCCAGCCTCGACCCCGACTTCGCACAGGCCGAGCATTTCTCCTCCATGGACTTTGGCGAGAACATGGACGCGCTCCCCCTCAGCCCCCGGGAGTCCGGCTCGCCCCTCTCCGCC GCCCAGCGCGAGGTGGAGGTGGAGATGAGGCGGCTCAAGCTGGAGCTGAAGCAGACCATGGACATGTACAACGCAGCATGCAAGGAGGCCATCAACGCCAAGCAGAGGGCCAAGGAGATGCACCTGCTCAAGATGGAGGAGGCGCGGCGCCTGGAGGAGGCCCGTcagtcggaggaggccgcattggcgCTGGCCGAGATGGAGAAGGTCAAGTGCCGGGCCGCCATGGAGGCTGCCGAGGCCGCGCAGCGTCTCGCCGACCTCGAGGCACAGCGTCGCCGCAACGCCGAGGTGCGCGCGCGCCGGGAGGCCGACGAGAAGGTGCGCGCCCTCGACGCCATCGCCAACCACGACTTCCGCTACCGCAAGTACAGCATCGACGAGATCGAGATCGCCACCGAGGGCTTCTCCGACAGTCTCAAGATCGGGGAAGGCGGCTACGGCCCCGTCTACAGCGCCAGCCTCGATCACACTCCGGTCGCCGTCAAGGTGCTCCGCCCGGACGCCCAGCAGGGCCGGAAGCAGTTCCAGCAGGAGGTGGAGGTGCTCAGCTGCATCCGCCACCCCAACATGGTCTTGCTCCTCGGTGCCTGCCCGGAGTACGGCTGCCTCGTCTACGAGTACATGGAGAACGGCAGCCTCGAGGACCGCCTGTACCGCCGCGGCGGCACGCCGACGCTCCCGTGGAGCCAGCGCTTCAGGATCTCGGCTGAGATCGCGACGGCTCTGCTGTTCCTTCACCAGACCAAGCCGGAGCCGCTGGTGCACCGAGACCTCAAGCCGGCCAACATCCTGCTGGACCGCAACTACGTGAGCAAGATCAGCGACGTCGGGCTGGCGCGCCTCGTGCCACCGGCGGTGGCGGACAGCGTCACGCAGTACCGGCTGACTGCCACGGCGGGCACCTTCTGCTACATTGACCCGGAGTACCAGCAAACGGGCAAGCTGGGCGTCAAGTCGGACATCTATTCTCTGGGCGTGCTGCTGCTGCAGGTGATCACCGCGCGGCCGCCCATGGGGCTGACGCATCACGTCGAGAAGGCCATCGAGTCCGGAACCTTCGCACAGATGCTGGACATCACCGTCAAGGACTGGCCCGTCGAGGACGCGCTGGGGTTCGCCAAGCTCTCGCTCAAGTGCACGGAGATGCGGCGGCGGGACCGACCGGACCTCGGCACCGTCATACTGCCGGAGCTCAACCGGCTCAGAAACCTCGGCATCGCCTACGACCAGGCGCGGGCCACCGTCCCTGCTGGCGACAGCAGCTCGCACGGGCAGGAAAGGGTTAGCTCACCGACGGCTGACGCGGGGTTGTGGAGAACGGCGGAAAGCTAG